From Nerophis lumbriciformis linkage group LG38, RoL_Nlum_v2.1, whole genome shotgun sequence, the proteins below share one genomic window:
- the LOC133578072 gene encoding transmembrane protein 233 produces MALGVLNPPMKSSPRESECLDSSSTEEPEPEPPLKSYLILSMFTCLCPAYPVNIVALVFSLMSRSSYYNGDYDGSLRLGRNALYVAIASIFIGLLIIAIICVLHFTPMYH; encoded by the exons ATGGCTTTGGGAGTCCTCAATCCACCCATGAAGAGTTCCCCCCGGGAGAGTGAATGTTTAGACAGCAGTTCCACGGAGGAACCGGAACCGGAACCTCCACTGAAAAGCTATCTTATTTTAAGCATGTTTACCTGCTTGTGTCCTGCTTACCCCGTCAACATTGTTGCCTTGGTCTTCTCTCTCATG TCTCGGAGCAGCTACTACAACGGCGACTATGACGGCTCTCTGCGGCTGGGCAGGAACGCTCTCTATGTGGCCATCGCCTCCATCTTCATCGGCCTCCTCATCATCGCCATCATCTGCGTCCTCCACTTTACGCCC ATGTATCACTGA